From the Halalkalicoccus sp. CGA53 genome, one window contains:
- a CDS encoding FAD-dependent oxidoreductase — translation MNDHGRTREESPWLSTTDGPRYPPLDGDRTVDVAVIGAGIAGLSTAVHLAEGEETVAVIERDRVGEAVTGHTTAKVTSQHGLKYDRLLGTVGEGRARQYATANQRALEEVADRSGGFDAEFERAPAYVYAEDSEGRERVRDETWAAKHLGLPATFVESEEIDLPYETAGAVRFTDQGQFHPRKYVLGLAERVKAEGGEVFEGTRATDLSVGHPCEVETENGTVSADHVVCATHFPVFDRGGYFARMKTKRSHVLGVRVAGDPPDGMFYNTGDPYRSIRVHEFDGEPLVLIGGENHETGRGGSTSDRYERLETFARTHFDVEEVAYRWSTQDYSTFDGIPYIGRLGPVGESVYVATGFGGWGMTGGVAAGRIVSGLILRGEHPQREVFSPARVNGESAKTLVTHNAAVGAQFTADWARALVASGEATLRPGEGTVVKTDDGPVGVSRDESGAVHAVSAVCPHMNCVLRWNDGEGSWDCPCHGSRFTHEGRVLDGPAIEDLPRREAREK, via the coding sequence ATGAACGATCACGGGCGCACACGCGAGGAGTCGCCGTGGCTCTCGACGACCGACGGACCGCGCTACCCGCCGCTCGACGGTGACCGGACGGTCGACGTCGCGGTGATCGGCGCCGGGATAGCGGGGCTGTCGACGGCGGTTCACCTCGCCGAAGGGGAGGAGACAGTCGCGGTGATCGAGCGCGATCGGGTGGGCGAGGCGGTGACGGGCCACACCACCGCGAAGGTCACCTCCCAGCACGGCCTGAAGTACGACCGCCTGCTCGGGACGGTGGGCGAAGGCCGCGCACGCCAGTACGCGACGGCCAATCAGCGGGCGCTAGAGGAAGTCGCCGACCGGAGCGGCGGGTTCGACGCCGAGTTCGAGCGCGCCCCCGCCTACGTCTACGCCGAGGACTCGGAGGGTCGAGAACGGGTCCGCGACGAGACGTGGGCGGCGAAGCACCTCGGGCTACCGGCGACGTTCGTCGAGAGCGAGGAGATCGACCTGCCGTACGAGACTGCGGGCGCGGTCCGCTTTACCGACCAGGGTCAGTTCCACCCGCGGAAGTACGTCCTTGGGCTGGCAGAGAGGGTGAAAGCGGAGGGCGGCGAGGTGTTCGAGGGGACACGGGCGACGGACCTGAGCGTCGGCCACCCCTGCGAGGTCGAGACCGAGAACGGGACCGTTTCCGCCGACCACGTCGTCTGTGCGACCCACTTCCCGGTCTTCGACCGCGGAGGCTACTTCGCGCGGATGAAGACGAAGCGCTCGCACGTCCTCGGGGTGCGGGTCGCGGGCGACCCCCCGGATGGGATGTTCTACAACACCGGCGATCCCTACCGATCGATCCGGGTCCACGAGTTCGACGGCGAGCCGCTCGTGCTGATCGGCGGGGAGAACCACGAGACGGGCCGGGGCGGTTCGACGAGCGATCGCTACGAACGACTGGAGACGTTCGCCCGCACGCACTTCGACGTTGAGGAGGTCGCGTATCGGTGGTCGACACAGGACTACTCCACGTTCGACGGGATCCCCTACATCGGTCGGCTCGGACCCGTCGGGGAGAGCGTCTACGTCGCCACCGGTTTCGGCGGCTGGGGGATGACCGGCGGGGTCGCGGCCGGGCGGATCGTCTCCGGGCTAATCCTGCGGGGTGAGCACCCCCAGCGCGAGGTGTTCTCGCCCGCCCGAGTCAACGGCGAGTCGGCGAAGACGCTCGTGACCCACAACGCGGCGGTCGGCGCGCAGTTCACGGCCGACTGGGCACGCGCGCTCGTCGCCAGTGGGGAGGCGACGTTGCGACCCGGCGAGGGGACCGTGGTGAAGACCGACGACGGGCCGGTCGGCGTCTCGCGGGACGAATCGGGCGCGGTGCACGCCGTCTCGGCGGTCTGTCCCCACATGAACTGCGTGCTTCGCTGGAACGACGGCGAGGGGAGCTGGGACTGCCCGTGTCACGGATCGCGGTTCACCCACGAGGGGAGGGTGCTCGACGGGCCCGCGATCGAGGACCTCCCTCGACGCGAGGCTCGGGAGAAGTGA
- a CDS encoding acyltransferase yields the protein MSDETPPRHERVTRHPTAGSANSLWHWPAARHPLRVVLNYVTIVLARHSPSLRLKNLLLSRIGVSLGDGVSWGLESTPDVFWPELITVGDHAIIGYDATILCHEFLQEEYRTGEVEIGERAMIGAGAVVLPGVRVGAGAQVAANSLVAADVPAGETVAGVPAVPVDRIAEE from the coding sequence GTGAGCGACGAGACACCGCCCCGCCACGAGCGCGTGACCCGCCACCCGACGGCCGGGAGCGCCAACTCGCTGTGGCACTGGCCCGCCGCACGCCACCCCCTCCGCGTCGTTCTCAACTACGTCACCATCGTGCTCGCGCGCCACTCGCCGAGCCTCCGGCTGAAGAACCTCCTGCTCTCGCGGATCGGCGTCTCGCTCGGCGACGGCGTCTCCTGGGGCCTCGAGTCCACCCCGGACGTCTTCTGGCCGGAGCTGATCACCGTCGGCGACCACGCGATCATCGGCTACGACGCGACGATCCTCTGTCACGAGTTCCTCCAGGAGGAGTACCGAACGGGGGAAGTTGAGATCGGCGAGCGGGCGATGATCGGCGCCGGAGCGGTTGTCCTCCCGGGCGTCCGCGTGGGTGCCGGCGCACAGGTCGCCGCGAACTCGCTCGTCGCGGCGGACGTCCCGGCGGGGGAAACCGTCGCGGGCGTGCCGGCGGTGCCCGTCGACCGGATCGCTGAGGAGTGA